A single Pyxicephalus adspersus chromosome 8, UCB_Pads_2.0, whole genome shotgun sequence DNA region contains:
- the LOC140336344 gene encoding uncharacterized protein (The sequence of the model RefSeq protein was modified relative to this genomic sequence to represent the inferred CDS: added 67 bases not found in genome assembly), with amino-acid sequence MARNEEKQLGRLNRLWLQREREEGRVKDVCGSRPKLGALHTATDVKKWIPSIKQEIEYYLEQSQLSQYSERKIEEFQEKIEALKKEYQSYLWKLRRLDPSCKEHPWKPRGYTRKRNADGKVPSWVETDESTGGKILVTPVLSEKVKEEHGSDSEEETPQKRFQPPPPSPTCIDPQVQDAPLVFNNANSQPRHIWERSSYNTGGDTAKKLKDILLSGRAEQNVISQENKEKDAAGGGTDTDRRSKGLLGLDCYTSSDEES; translated from the exons AGGGTCGTGTGAAGGACGTCTGTGGCAGCCGCCCAAAACTG GGGGCGCTGCACACTGCCACAGATGTGAAGAAATGGATCCCCAGCATTAAACAGGAGATTGAATATTATTTAGAG CAATCCCAGCTCAGCCAATACTCAGAAAGAAAGATTGAAGAATTCCAGGAAAAGATTGAGGCCCTCAAGAAAGAATATCAGAGTTACCTGTGGAAACTGCGCAGGTTGGATCCATCCTGCAAGGAACATCCATGGAAACCCCGAGGGTACACCAGGAAGAGGAATGCGGATGGCAAAGTGCCATCATGGGTGGAAACGG ATGAAAGTACTGGTGGGAAAATTCTGGTGACTCCAGTCCTCTCTGAGAAGGTGAAGGAGGAACACGGAAGTGACTCTGAAGAAGAAACACCACAAAAAAGATTCCAGCCACCACCTCCTTCCCCGACCTGTATCGATCCCCAAGTCCAGGATGCACCTCTCGTCTTCAACAATGCCAATTCTCAGCCGCGGCACATCTGGGAGAGGTCGTCTTATAACACTGGCGGGGACACAGCAAAGAAACTCAAAGATATTTTACTGTCAGGCCGGGCAGAGCAAAATGTCATCAGCCAAGAAAACAAGGAGAAGGATGCAGCAGGAGGGGGTACGGACACTGATAGGAGGAGTAAGGGACTATTAGGGTTGGATTGCTATACGTCTTCTGACGAGGAAAGTTGA